The following proteins come from a genomic window of Nocardiopsis sp. YSL2:
- a CDS encoding alpha/beta fold hydrolase yields the protein MARIDIGRTVLGYEEAGEGPAVVLVHAAAADRRMWDHPFAALAERYRVVRYDWRGYGESDDAEGPVAHYRDLLALLDALDIGTAALVGSSMGGAHAVDAALVAPERVGALALVCPGMTGRAWPPDFVEAAQRVVSGAVPPERLAVYRAGNADPDPADVAAMAEAQARFMVVGPDRVPEDLPVEAWEKALMMYRALFQRTWSGPPTEMAWPDPSAGTRLDEIGVPTLVVKGLSDVPQVQDVATQYAEGIPDARLLEMPDTGHLPAVERPEEFTAALSGFLVEHCPR from the coding sequence ATGGCGAGAATCGATATCGGACGCACGGTTCTGGGATACGAGGAGGCGGGTGAGGGGCCCGCGGTCGTGCTCGTGCACGCCGCGGCGGCCGACCGCCGGATGTGGGACCACCCGTTCGCCGCACTGGCCGAGCGGTACCGGGTGGTGCGCTACGACTGGCGGGGGTACGGGGAGTCGGACGACGCGGAGGGACCGGTGGCGCACTACCGGGACCTGCTGGCGCTGCTGGACGCCCTGGACATCGGGACGGCCGCCCTGGTGGGGTCGTCGATGGGCGGGGCGCACGCGGTCGACGCGGCCCTGGTGGCCCCGGAGCGGGTCGGCGCGCTCGCCCTCGTGTGCCCGGGCATGACGGGGCGGGCGTGGCCGCCGGACTTCGTCGAGGCCGCTCAGCGCGTCGTGTCCGGCGCCGTCCCGCCGGAGCGCCTGGCGGTGTACCGCGCCGGCAACGCCGACCCCGACCCGGCGGACGTGGCGGCGATGGCCGAGGCCCAGGCGCGGTTCATGGTCGTGGGCCCGGACCGGGTCCCCGAGGACCTGCCGGTCGAGGCCTGGGAGAAGGCCCTGATGATGTACCGCGCGCTCTTCCAGCGCACGTGGAGCGGCCCTCCCACGGAGATGGCCTGGCCGGACCCGTCGGCCGGGACCCGTCTGGACGAGATCGGCGTACCCACGCTGGTGGTCAAGGGGCTCTCGGACGTCCCGCAGGTCCAGGACGTGGCCACCCAGTACGCGGAGGGCATCCCGGACGCCCGCCTGCTGGAGATGCCCGACACCGGCCACCTGCCCGCGGTGGAGCGTCCGGAGGAGTTCACGGCCGCTCTCTCCGGATTTCTGGTCGAGCACTGTCCCAGGTGA
- a CDS encoding polyribonucleotide nucleotidyltransferase, translating into MEGAYSAEAVIDNGKFGTRTIRFETGRLAQQAAGSAMVYLDDETVVLSATTASKRPKENLDFFPLTVDVEERMYAAGRIPGSFFRREGRPSEDAILTCRLIDRPLRPSFKKGLRNEIQVVETILALHPEHLYDVVAINAASMSTQISGIPFSGPIGGVRVALIEGQWVGFPTHGELENATFDMVVAGRVLDDGDVAIMMVEAESTPRTLKLVAEGAVGPNEQTVAEGLDAAKPFIKVLCKAQQAVAEQSSREVAEFPIFLDYEEDAYAAVQAAVREDLAKALTIADKQDREAELDRVKAAAGEKLAEDFEGREKEVGAAFRSLSKQLMRERVLRDQVRIDGRGPKDIRSLSAEVGVLPRVHGSALFERGETQILGVTTLNMLRMEQMVDTLNPDKTKRYMHNYNFPPYSTGETGRVGSPKRREIGHGALAERALLPVLPSREEFPYAIRQVSEALGSNGSTSMGSVCASTMSLMAAGVPLKEMVSGIAMGLISEGDQFITLTDILGAEDAFGDMDFKVAGTRELITALQLDTKLDGIPAEQLAIALQQARGARLAILDVMREAIEAPAEMSPNAPRILTVKVPTDKIGEVIGPKGKMINSIQDDTGADISIEDDGTIYIGAVDGPSAEAARDTINQIANPTMPEVGDRYLGTVVKTTTFGAFVSLLPGKDGLLHISQIRKLHGGKRIENLDDVIGIGEKIQVEIREIDDRGKLSLVPVEVVESEAASAPASEAAAEAPADDKGDKGDDSGDAPRRRRRRSSGGRSENT; encoded by the coding sequence ATGGAGGGCGCTTACTCGGCCGAAGCCGTCATCGACAACGGCAAGTTCGGCACCCGCACCATCCGCTTCGAGACCGGCCGGCTCGCTCAGCAGGCCGCCGGATCGGCCATGGTGTACCTGGACGACGAGACCGTTGTCCTCTCCGCCACGACCGCCTCGAAGCGGCCCAAGGAGAACCTCGACTTCTTCCCCCTGACGGTGGACGTCGAAGAGCGCATGTACGCCGCGGGCCGCATCCCCGGCTCCTTCTTCCGGCGCGAGGGACGTCCCTCCGAGGACGCCATCCTCACCTGCCGCCTGATCGACCGGCCGCTGCGCCCGTCGTTCAAGAAGGGCCTGCGCAACGAGATCCAGGTCGTCGAGACGATCCTGGCCCTGCACCCCGAGCACCTGTACGACGTGGTCGCGATCAACGCGGCCTCGATGTCGACGCAGATCTCCGGGATCCCCTTCTCCGGCCCGATCGGCGGCGTGCGCGTCGCCCTGATCGAGGGCCAGTGGGTGGGCTTCCCCACCCACGGCGAGCTGGAGAACGCCACCTTCGACATGGTGGTCGCCGGCCGCGTCCTCGATGACGGCGACGTCGCCATCATGATGGTCGAGGCCGAGTCCACGCCGCGCACCCTGAAGCTGGTCGCCGAAGGCGCCGTCGGTCCCAACGAGCAGACCGTCGCCGAGGGCCTCGACGCCGCCAAGCCCTTCATCAAGGTGCTGTGCAAGGCCCAGCAGGCCGTCGCCGAGCAGTCCAGCCGCGAGGTGGCCGAGTTCCCGATCTTCCTCGACTACGAGGAGGACGCCTACGCCGCCGTCCAGGCCGCCGTCCGGGAGGACCTGGCCAAGGCTCTGACCATCGCGGACAAGCAGGACCGCGAGGCCGAGCTGGACCGCGTCAAGGCCGCCGCCGGCGAGAAGCTGGCCGAGGACTTCGAGGGCCGCGAGAAGGAGGTCGGCGCCGCCTTCCGCTCGCTGAGCAAGCAGCTCATGCGCGAGCGCGTGCTGCGCGACCAGGTCCGTATCGACGGCCGCGGCCCCAAGGACATCCGTTCGCTGAGCGCCGAGGTCGGCGTTCTGCCGCGGGTGCACGGTTCGGCCCTCTTCGAGCGCGGTGAGACCCAGATCCTGGGCGTCACCACGCTCAACATGCTGCGCATGGAGCAGATGGTTGACACGCTCAACCCTGACAAGACCAAGCGCTACATGCACAACTACAACTTCCCGCCCTACTCCACCGGTGAGACCGGTCGTGTGGGCTCGCCCAAGCGGCGCGAGATCGGGCACGGTGCTCTCGCCGAGCGCGCCCTGCTCCCGGTCCTGCCGTCGCGCGAGGAGTTCCCGTACGCCATCCGGCAGGTGTCCGAGGCGCTGGGCTCCAACGGCTCCACCTCGATGGGCTCGGTCTGCGCGTCCACCATGTCCCTGATGGCGGCCGGCGTGCCCCTCAAGGAGATGGTGTCGGGCATCGCCATGGGTCTGATCAGCGAGGGTGACCAGTTCATCACGCTGACCGACATCCTGGGCGCCGAGGACGCGTTCGGTGACATGGACTTCAAGGTCGCCGGTACCCGTGAGCTCATCACGGCCCTGCAGCTGGACACCAAGCTCGACGGCATCCCCGCCGAGCAGCTGGCGATCGCGCTGCAGCAGGCCCGCGGCGCCCGCCTGGCGATCCTCGACGTCATGCGCGAGGCCATCGAGGCCCCGGCCGAGATGAGCCCGAACGCTCCGCGCATCCTGACGGTCAAGGTTCCGACCGACAAGATCGGCGAGGTCATCGGCCCGAAGGGCAAGATGATCAACTCGATCCAGGACGACACCGGCGCCGACATCTCGATCGAGGACGACGGCACGATCTACATCGGTGCCGTCGACGGCCCGTCCGCCGAGGCCGCGCGGGACACGATCAACCAGATCGCGAACCCGACGATGCCCGAGGTCGGCGACCGCTACCTGGGCACCGTCGTCAAGACGACGACGTTCGGCGCGTTCGTGTCGCTGCTGCCCGGCAAGGACGGCCTGCTGCACATCTCGCAGATCCGCAAGCTGCACGGCGGCAAGCGGATCGAGAACCTCGACGACGTCATCGGCATCGGCGAGAAGATCCAGGTCGAGATCCGCGAGATCGACGACCGCGGCAAGCTGTCGCTGGTGCCCGTCGAGGTCGTGGAGTCCGAGGCGGCCTCCGCCCCGGCCTCCGAGGCCGCCGCCGAGGCCCCGGCCGACGACAAGGGCGACAAGGGCGACGACTCCGGTGACGCCCCGCGCCGCCGTCGCCGCCGCAGCTCGGGCGGGCGTTCCGAGAACACCTGA
- a CDS encoding bifunctional riboflavin kinase/FAD synthetase yields MRRWGGLEDIPSEWGRSVVAVGVFDGVHRGHQAILATAVERGRALGLPVVVVTFDPHPETVLRGATPPVLTPLDRRVALLEEHGADAVCVLPFDKSLSARSPEEFVRSVLMDRLHAVAVVVGEDFRFGHKAAGDVAALAAFGRELGFTAHGTPLVADGRTITSTRVRALLADGDVAGAAALLGRPHRVEGEVVHGAARGRELLGFPTANMDLAPDTAVPGDGVYAGWLSRTASQDGQESRWPAAISVGTNPTFDGAERTVEAYALDRDDLELYGVHMAVEFTHRIRGQERFDSIDELIVAMHRDVDRCREVLVGDPKGERSGGSAGETGSIV; encoded by the coding sequence GTGCGGCGATGGGGCGGACTGGAGGACATTCCCTCCGAGTGGGGGCGGTCCGTGGTGGCTGTCGGAGTCTTCGACGGTGTGCACCGCGGCCACCAGGCCATCCTGGCGACCGCCGTCGAGCGCGGTCGGGCCCTGGGCCTGCCCGTGGTCGTGGTGACCTTCGACCCCCATCCGGAGACGGTCCTGCGCGGGGCGACCCCGCCGGTGCTGACCCCGCTGGACCGGCGGGTGGCGCTGCTGGAGGAGCACGGCGCCGACGCCGTGTGCGTCCTGCCCTTCGACAAGAGCCTGTCGGCGCGTTCGCCGGAGGAATTCGTCCGGTCGGTGCTCATGGACCGCCTGCACGCGGTCGCCGTGGTCGTCGGTGAGGACTTCCGGTTCGGCCACAAGGCCGCCGGCGACGTCGCGGCGCTGGCCGCGTTCGGTCGTGAACTCGGGTTCACCGCGCACGGCACGCCGCTCGTGGCCGACGGGCGGACCATCACCTCGACCCGCGTGCGCGCCCTGCTCGCCGACGGTGACGTGGCGGGGGCCGCCGCCCTGCTGGGCCGGCCGCACCGGGTGGAGGGAGAGGTCGTGCACGGTGCCGCGCGCGGGCGCGAACTGCTCGGCTTCCCCACCGCCAACATGGATCTGGCGCCCGACACCGCCGTGCCCGGTGACGGCGTCTACGCGGGCTGGCTGAGCCGGACCGCGTCCCAGGACGGCCAGGAGTCCCGCTGGCCGGCCGCGATCTCCGTGGGCACCAACCCCACCTTCGACGGCGCCGAGCGCACCGTGGAGGCCTACGCCCTGGACCGCGACGACCTGGAACTGTACGGCGTGCACATGGCCGTGGAGTTCACCCACCGGATCCGCGGCCAGGAGCGCTTCGACAGCATCGACGAGCTCATCGTGGCCATGCACCGCGACGTCGACCGGTGCCGTGAGGTGCTGGTCGGGGACCCCAAGGGCGAGCGGTCGGGCGGCTCGGCGGGGGAGACCGGCTCCATAGTGTGA
- the rpsO gene encoding 30S ribosomal protein S15: MSIDTATKEKIIAEYGTSEGDTGSPEVQVALLTHRITELTEHLKDHKHDHHSRRGLLLMVGRRRRLLKYVAKQDITRYRSLIERLGLRR, from the coding sequence GTGTCGATCGACACCGCCACCAAAGAGAAGATCATCGCCGAGTACGGCACCTCCGAGGGTGACACCGGCTCCCCCGAGGTCCAGGTCGCGCTGCTCACGCACCGCATCACGGAGCTGACCGAGCACCTGAAGGACCACAAGCACGACCACCACAGCCGCCGTGGCCTGCTCCTGATGGTCGGCCGTCGCCGCCGTCTGCTCAAGTACGTCGCCAAGCAGGACATCACCCGCTACCGCTCGCTCATCGAGCGTCTGGGCCTGCGCCGCTAG
- a CDS encoding sigma-70 family RNA polymerase sigma factor: MPVTHVNDDLEHLAASARTGSRSALEDLVRRTRPDVTRYIARRVPQDRVEELTQETYLRVLGGLRRYSGRAPVRGWLLAIARNTVVDRYRSDAARPDCVGGTDWELVPASRERFDEYLALRSLLDGLSPERRQAFVLTQVEGCTYEEAARLVGAPVGTIRSRVARARSDLVRQVAA; encoded by the coding sequence ATGCCCGTCACCCACGTCAACGACGACCTCGAACACCTCGCGGCCAGCGCTCGCACCGGGTCGCGTTCCGCACTGGAGGACCTGGTCCGGCGGACCAGACCCGACGTGACCCGCTACATCGCGCGCAGAGTGCCGCAGGACCGGGTCGAGGAACTCACCCAGGAGACCTACCTGCGCGTACTCGGAGGCCTGCGGCGCTACTCCGGACGCGCGCCGGTCCGCGGCTGGCTGCTGGCCATCGCCCGCAACACCGTCGTCGACCGCTACCGCAGCGACGCCGCCCGACCGGACTGCGTCGGCGGCACCGACTGGGAGCTGGTCCCCGCCTCCCGGGAGCGCTTCGACGAGTACCTGGCGCTGCGCTCCCTGCTGGACGGGCTCAGCCCGGAACGGCGCCAGGCGTTCGTGCTCACCCAGGTCGAGGGGTGCACCTACGAGGAGGCCGCACGCCTGGTCGGGGCACCGGTGGGCACGATCCGTTCACGGGTCGCCCGGGCCCGGAGCGACCTCGTCCGCCAGGTCGCCGCCTGA
- a CDS encoding pitrilysin family protein — protein sequence MSSAPIAAEQEPGTTVTLLEPDGGSGLVRRTVLPGGLRVVTEDIPGGRSAAFGISATSGSRDEDSAHAGSAHFLEHLLFKGTRTRSALEISAVLDGVGADHNAYTTKEHTCYYAKVLDRDLPLAIDVVGDMVANSVLDEGEVETERGVILEEIAMYEDEPADLVDDVFAEHFFGDTPLGRPILGTIDSIRALPRERIAEQYRDAYVPSELIVTAAGSLDHGAVVEQVRAMFADQLAAAGDARPARPRVGGGPVGVNGGTVVTSRDTEQAHIILGSEGLPRTDPRWHALRLLGAALGGGMSSRLFQEVREKRGLAYAVHAYHTAYADTGTFQVYAGCLPEKADEVIGVCRDELAKVASSGIGAEELARAKGQIQGTWVLGSEGTNARMSRLLAHELSHPRHFSIDDDLALFDAVTEKDVAEVAADLLTRPRALAVIGPYDESRTF from the coding sequence ATGAGCTCTGCCCCCATCGCCGCCGAGCAGGAGCCCGGTACCACTGTGACGCTGCTGGAGCCGGACGGCGGCTCCGGTCTCGTGCGGCGCACCGTGCTCCCCGGCGGTCTGCGCGTGGTCACCGAGGACATCCCGGGCGGCCGCTCCGCGGCCTTCGGCATCTCCGCGACCTCCGGCTCGCGCGACGAGGACTCCGCGCACGCCGGATCGGCACACTTCCTGGAGCACCTGCTGTTCAAGGGGACCCGGACCCGCTCGGCTCTGGAGATCTCCGCGGTGCTGGACGGTGTCGGCGCCGACCACAACGCCTACACCACCAAGGAGCACACCTGCTACTACGCCAAGGTGCTCGACCGGGACCTGCCGCTGGCCATCGACGTCGTCGGTGACATGGTGGCCAACTCGGTGCTCGACGAGGGGGAGGTGGAGACCGAGCGCGGCGTGATCCTGGAGGAGATCGCCATGTACGAGGACGAGCCCGCCGACCTGGTGGACGACGTCTTCGCCGAGCACTTCTTCGGTGACACTCCGCTGGGGCGACCGATCCTGGGCACCATCGACTCCATCCGCGCGCTCCCGCGTGAGCGGATCGCCGAGCAGTACCGGGACGCCTACGTGCCCTCCGAGCTGATCGTGACGGCCGCGGGCAGCCTGGACCACGGCGCGGTCGTGGAGCAGGTCCGGGCGATGTTCGCCGACCAGCTCGCCGCCGCGGGCGACGCCCGTCCGGCCCGGCCGCGTGTCGGCGGCGGTCCGGTGGGGGTCAACGGCGGCACGGTGGTGACCTCCCGCGACACCGAGCAGGCCCACATCATCCTGGGGTCGGAGGGGCTGCCGCGCACGGATCCGCGCTGGCACGCGCTGCGCCTGCTGGGGGCGGCGCTGGGCGGCGGGATGTCCTCGCGCCTGTTCCAGGAGGTGCGCGAGAAGCGCGGCCTGGCCTACGCGGTGCACGCCTACCACACGGCCTACGCGGACACCGGCACGTTCCAGGTCTACGCGGGCTGCCTTCCGGAGAAGGCCGACGAGGTCATCGGCGTGTGCCGTGACGAACTCGCCAAGGTGGCGTCCTCGGGGATCGGCGCCGAGGAGCTGGCCCGCGCCAAGGGCCAGATCCAGGGCACGTGGGTGCTGGGCAGCGAGGGCACCAACGCCCGGATGAGCCGTCTGCTCGCGCACGAGCTGAGCCACCCCCGCCACTTCTCGATCGACGACGACCTGGCGCTGTTCGACGCGGTGACCGAGAAGGACGTCGCCGAGGTGGCCGCCGACCTGCTCACGCGTCCGCGCGCCCTGGCGGTCATCGGCCCGTACGACGAGTCGCGCACCTTCTGA